The region GCGTCGACGATGCCTCGGGTGTCACGGCGTGGGGCGGCCATGAAGGGATCGTAGGGCGGAGCACTGACAGTCGGGGGCAGAGGCAGCCGGAGGTAGGGGCAGGGGCAGGGGTGAGGAGTCGGGGGTGGGGGGTGCGCGGAATAGCGACGGGGGGTGGATCGTTTGGGGGTATAGTTGAATCGTAAACAACCTGGAGGGTGAGCGACCATGCAGTTCGGAATCTTCAGCGTCGGCGATGTCACGGCGGACCCGACGACCGGCCGTACGCCGACCGAGGCCGAGCGGATCAAGGCCATGGTCGCCATCGCGCAGAAGGCCGAGGAGGTGGGCCTGGACGTGTTCGCGACCGGCGAGCACCACAACCCGCCGTTCGTGCCGTCGTCGCCCACCACGATGCTCGGCTATGTCGCGGCGCGGACCGAGCGGCTGATCCTGTCGACGTCGACCACGCTCATCACCACCAACGACCCGGTGAAGATCGCGGAGGACTTCGCGATGCTGCAGCACCTGGCCGACGGGCGGGTGGACCTGATGATGGGGCGCGGGAACACCGGGCCGGTGTATCCCTGGTTCGGGCAGGACATCCGCCAGGGCATCAACCTGGCCGTGGAGAACTACGCGCTGCTGCGCCGGCTGTGGCGCGAGGACGTGGTGACGTGGGAGGGCAAGTTCCGCACGCCGCTGCAGTCGTTCACCTCGACGCCGCGTCCGCTGGACGGGGTGCCCCCGTTCGTGTGGCACGGCTCGATCCGGTCGCCGGAGATAGCCGAGCAGGCCGCGTACTACGGTGACGGCTTCTTCCACAACAACATCTTCTGGCCGGCCGACCACACCCAGCGGATGGTCGAGCTCTACCGGGAGCGGTACGCGCACTACGGGCACGGCACGCCCGAGCAGGCGATCGTCGGTCTCGGCGGGCAGGTGTTCATGCGGAAGAACTCCCAGGACGCGGTGCGCGAGTTCCGCCCGTACTTCGACAACGCGCCGGTCTACGGGCACGGTCCCTCCCTGGAGGAGTTCACCGACCAGACCCCGCTGACCGTCGGCTCCCCGCAGGAGGTCATCGAGAAGACCCTGGCCTTCCGCGAGTACGCCGGTGACTACCAGCGCCAGCTGTTCCTGGTGGACCACGCCGGGCTGCCGCTGAAGACGGTCCTCGAGCAGCTCGACCTGCTCGGCGAGGAGGTCGTCCCGGTGCTGCGCGAGGAGTTCGCCAAGGGGCGCCCGGCGGATGTGCCGGACGCGCCGACCCACCAGTCCCTGCTCAAGGCTCAGGAAGTGAGCGTCGCATGAAGCTCGTCGTCGTCTCGGCGGGGCTGAGCGTCCCCTCGTCGACCCGGCTGCTGGCCGACCGGCTGGCCGCCGCCACCGGCCGGTACACGTCCGTCGACGTCCAGGTCGTCGAACTGCGCGACCTGGCCGTCGAGATCGCCCACAACTTCACCACCGGCTTTCCCGGGCGGGCCCTGTCCGCGGCCCTGGAGGCGGTGACGGAGGCGGACGGGCTGATCGTGGTCACCCCGGTGTTCTCCGCCTCCTACAGCGGCCTGTTCAAGTCCTTCTTCGACGTACTGGACCAGGACGCGCTCACCGGCAAGCCGGTCCTGATCGCCGCGACCGGCGGCTCCGCCCGCCACTCCCTCGTCCTCGAACACGCCCTGCGTCCCCTCTTCGCCTACCTGCGCGCCGTGGTCGTCCCGACCGCGGTCTACGCGGCCTCGGAGGACTGGGGCGCGGAAGGCCTGGCCGAGCGGATCGACCGCGCGGCGGGCGAACTGGGGAGGCTCATGGAAGGCCTGGGCTCCGGGGCCGGGGCTGAGACCGGGGCTGTGCGAAGGGCCGACGCGGCGGATGCGGCGGAAAGGGCGGACGCGTCGATGGCCGTGGACACCGACACCGCCGCCGCCATCGCGCCGCGCGCGCTCGACGGGGCCCTCGCCTCGGCCGACAGGTTCACCGTCATCCCCTTCGAGCAGCAGCTCGCCGCGCTGCGGCCGTAGGGGGAGCAGGCCGTAAAGGCCAAAAGAGGGGGTGGGCCGCCACCGTCCTGCGCTTCCGGCCCACCCCCTCCGCACCGGCCGGACCCCTACTGGGGGATTCGCGGGTCCGCCCGTCCTGACATACGGGACAGACTGACCGGGCGAGGTAAGGCGCGCGCGGGAGGAGGGGTGAGAGGCCGGTAAGAAGCCCACCCCCACCACCGCCCACCAGGTGGTACCCGGCCGGCGGCTTGGCAGACTGGTGGGGTGCCCCAGAATGTGCTGCTCGCCGAGGACGACCGTGCCATCCGCCATGCCCTGGAAAGGGCACTGACACTGGAGGGCTACGCGGTGACGGCCGTCGCCGACGGCGTGGAGGCGCTGGCCCAGGCCCACCGCACGCCACCGGACGTCCTCGTCCTGGACGTGATGATGCCCGGTATCGACGGGCTGCAGGTGTGCCGCGTGCTGCGCGCGGAGGGGGACCGTACGCCGATCCTGATGCTCACCGCACTGGTCGAGACGGCCGACCGCATCGCGGGCCTGGACGCCGGGGCCGACGACTACGTGGTCAAGCCGTTCGACGTGGAGGAGGTCTTCGCCCGGCTGCGGGCCCTGCTCCGCCGGACCCTTCCGGTGAACGGCACCCCCGCAGACGTACCGGCGTCGTCGCCGTCGGTGTCCGCGTCCGCGTCGAAGGAGGCGGCGGGGCAGATCTCCGCGGCCGGGCTGCGCATGGACATCCAGGCACGCCGCGCCTGGCGCGGACAGCGCGAGCTGGAGCTCACCCGCACCGAGTTCGAGCTGCTCGAACTACTCGTCCGCAACGCGGGCATCGTCCTCGACCACGCCACGATCTACGACCGCATCTGGGGCTACGACTTCGGTCCCGGCTCCAAGAACCTCGCCGTGTACGTGGGATATCTGCGGCGCAAGCTCGACGAGCCGGGGGCACCGGCGCTGATCCACACCGTCCGGGGCGTGGGGTATGTGCTGAGGGAGGACTGAGTGCCCCCCCGATGGCTCACGGGGCTGCGGCCCCGGCGGGTGTCCTCCCTGCGGGCCACCTTCACCCTGTCCTTCGCCGCCGTGGCCGCCGCGGTCACCGTCCTCGTCGGATTCCTGAGTTACGACGCCGCCGCCCGGCTGGTGCGGGTGGACCAGCAGACCGTCTTCTCCGGGGTCGTGCAGGACCTGCGGGTCCAGGTGCGCGAGACGGCGTTGGACCCGGGTGATTTCTCGTCGTCCGACCCCGATCACGACGGGCCCCTGGACGACATCATCCGGCCCGCTCGAACGGATGTGCAGGTGCTCGGGCGCGGTGGGGTGATATCCGACCGCGGGAACCCCGCGCTGCCCGTGACCGCCGCCGACCGGCGGACAGCCGCGTCCGCCACCGCGGGCAAGTGGGTGGAGCACGGGGAGGTCGACGTCGCCGGCGACCGCTACCGGGTGGCGACCGTCGCGCTCGGCGGCGGGCGGGGCGCGGTGCAGGTGGCCCAGCAGTTCAGCGACACCGAGGATCTGTTGCGGGAGCTGCAGCAGCGGACCGTGCTCCTTGTGGGAGCGGTGGTGATCGCGTCGGGGCTGTTCGGCTGGTGGCTGGCGCGGCGCATCACCCGGCGGCTGGTGCGGCTGGCCGGGGCCGCGGAGGACGTGGCGCGCACCGGGCGGCTCGGCATCCAGGTGCCGGTGGCGGGATACGACGAGGTGGCCCGCCTCGGCCGCTCCTTCGACCGGATGCTCGGCCGGCTCGCGCAGTCCGAGGAGGACCAGCGTCGGCTGGTCCAGGACGCGGGCCATGAACTCCGTACGCCGCTGACCTCGCTGCGCACGAACATCTCCATGCTGCGCCGCATCGACGAGCTGCCGCCCGACGCCCGCGAGGAACTGGTCGCCGACCTGGCACAGGAGTCCCGTGAGCTGACCGACCTCGTCAACGAGCTGGTGGCGCTCGCGGCCGGGCGGTCCGACACCGAGCCCGTGCAGCGGATCGACCTGGCCGATCTCGCGGAGGACGTGGCGATCGCCTCGCGGCGCCGCACCGGGCGGGACATCCTCGTCCGGGTGGGCGGTGACACGACGGTCGACGGCCGTCCCACGGCGCTCCAGCGGGCGATATCCAACCTGGTGGAGAACGCGGCCAAGTTCGACCGCGAGGGCAAGGCGCCGATCGAGATCGCGGTCACCGGTCCGGTGCGCCCCGGCGTCGGGGTGGGCGGCGGTCTTCCCGGCAGCGTCCGGATCGAGGTCCTCGACCGGGGTCCGGGCGTGGTCGAGGGCGATCTCGTCCGGGTCTTCGACCGTTTCTACCGCGCCACCGACGCCCGCAGCCTGCCCGGTTCCGGGCTCGGTCTGTCCATCGTCCGTGAGGTGGCCACCGGCCACGGCGGAGCGCCGTTCGCCTTCCGGCGGGAGGGGGGAGGCGCGGTCATCGGCTTCACAGTGAGCGCGGACTACCCGACGGAGGAGGACTGACGGGCGGACAGCGCCCTGAAGGGGTGCGGGGAACCGCGCGACCAGCCACGACGGACCCGCAGGTGGCGTACCGCGCTTTCGGCGGAGTGCCTAGGGCCTGTCCGGCGGATCATGCCGCAGACGCGGGGCTTGGCACGCACTCCCCCAAGCTCTTCGAGCAGGGGGTGCCCCCAGCCGCGTTGTCGTCACTCGCCGACTCCCCCAAGCTCTCGGCTTCACTCGAGCAGGGGGGACCCCCATCGCGTCGACTCCCTCCTCCGCCTTGCAGCTGCACGCACCAAGCCCCGCTCACCAGCGTTCACGAGGCACCGCTCGTTGCCTGCGACCTGATCCGCCGGACAGGCCCTAGCCGACGTGTACGCGCGGTCGGCGGGAGCGGTCGGGTTCGGCCTCGCGCAGGACCTCCCGGGTGACGGGGGCGACCTCGCCCTGGCCGAAGAGGAAGAAGCGCAGGAAGTTGGTGAAGGGGTCGCCCTCGGTCCACTCGAAGTAGATGTGCGGGGTGCAGCCGGTGCGGTCGCGGACGTACAGGAGCAGGGCGGCCAGGGCGTTGGGGATGGAGGAGGACTCCAGGGTCAGGACGCGGTAGCGGCCGTGGAGCACCTCGCCGCGTACGGTCAGGCCCGCCTCGAATTCCGAGGGGTCCAGGACGGTGACCTCGACGAAGACGAAGTCCTCCTGGGCCGGGAGGTCGTTGTCGGCGCGGATCTGCTCGATCTTCTCGCGGTACTCGGCCTTGTCGCGGTTGTCGGGTTCGTTGGCGATGAACCGGATCCGGCGGCTGGCTATGTCGCGTACGAACCGGTCCGCCATGTCGTCCAGGCTCACGCTGGTCACCCGCAGTTCGAAGGCGCGGGCCAGCCGGGAGAGCAGCGAGACGAGGATGATGCCGGCGATGAAGCAGGCGCCGATCTTGACGCCGTCGGGGCGTTCGATGACGTTGACGACGGTCGTGTAGAGGAAGACCGCGGAGATGACGGCGAAGGCGATGGTCCAGTTGCGCTGGCCGGCCTTGCGCGCGGCGATGGTCACGGCGATCGCGGCGGAGCTGATGAGGACGAGGACACCGGTGGCGTAGGCGCCGCCCTGCGCGTCGACGTCGGCGTTGAAGATCCAGGTGACCAGGAACGCGACCAGGGTGAAGACGATCACCATGGGGCGGACGGCGCGTGCCCAGTGTGGGGCCATGCCGTAGCGGGGGAGGTAGCGGGGCATGAGGTTGAGCAGTCCGGCCATGGCGGAGGCGCCCGCGAACCACAGGATGGCGATGGTCGACACGTCGTAGACCGTGCCGAAGGCGCCGCCGAGGTATTCGTGCGCGAGATAGGCGAGGGCGCGGCCGTTGGCCTGGCCGCCGGACTTGAACTCCTGCTCCGGGATGAGGAGCGTGGTGATGAAGCTGGTGAAGATGAGGAAGACGCTCATGATCACGGCGGCGGTGGTCAGCAGCTTCTTGGTGTCCCGGATGCGGCCGGCCGGCTTCGCGTCGGTGTCGGTGGCGTCGCCCTGGACGTGCGGCATGACGGCGACGCCGGTCTCGAAGCCGGAGAGGCCGAGGGCCAGCTTGGGGAAGACCAGGAGGGCGACCCCGACCATCGCGAAAACGTTTCCGTGCTGGGTGGTCAGAGCGCTGGTCCAGTCGGTGATCACATGTTCGGCGGTCGCCACGTGCCACAGGCCCACGACCACGACCACGACGTTGAGCGCGAGATAGATCCCCACCAGGACGACGGCGACGCCGATCGCCTCCAGGAAGCCCTTGAGGAACACCGCGCCGAGCAGGGCCACCAGGATGAGCGTGATCAGCATCTGCTGGTCGTGCAGCGTGCTGGTGAGATGGGGGTTCTCGACCAGGTGGGTGGAGGCGTCGGCCGCCGACAGGGTGATGGTGATCAGGAAGTCGGTGGCGGCGAAGCCCAGCAGGGTCAGGACGAACAGCTTGCCCTTCCAGAACGACAGCAGCCGCTCCAGCATCGCGATCGAGCCCTCGCCGCGCGGGCTCTCCTCGGCCACCCGCCGGTAGACGGGCAGTGCGCCCGTCAGGGTGACGATGACGAGCACGATGGTCGCGATGGGCGAGAGGAGTCCGGCGGCCAGGGCCGCGATGCCGGGCTGGTAGCCCAGTGTCGAGAAGTAGTCGACGCCGGTCAGGCACATCACCCGCCACCAGCGCTGCCCCTGGTGCACGGGCTCCGGCGGGGCGTGTGGGCCCTGCGGGGTCTTGCCCATGTCGGACAGTCCCTCGAGCATCCACGCGCGCAGCCGGCTCGTACCCGTCGTACCTCTGGTACGAGCGTGGTCGGTGGTGGCCATCGGGGTGCTCCTGACGTGCTGCCCGGCGTCGTGCCCATGGTGATCCGATTGTGGTCACTGGGAGAGGGAACGGCAGGGCGGGCGGACATTACGGCGAACGGGGGACGGCGGTGCGGTCGCGGGGGTGGCAGCCCCCGGTGCGGCATCGCGGTCCGGCACTCCGGTCGGCCCCCCGACCACGAGAATGCCGTGCTTTCGCACACATGGTCGGCCGAAGGCGTCAAGGCCGCGTCAAAGTCGTCCGGTGTGACATCAGGGGCCCATCAAGGTTCGGTGTGTGTGAGTGGAGCGGTCGCAGACTGTGCACGGCACGGGGGACACGGACGAGCGTCCGTGGCGTGCCGATGGAGGGGCTCGTGGCTGTCACGACCGGTACCACGCACAGTCCCGCGGCGCGAGCCGCGACCACGCACAGTCCGGCGCGAGCCGGCACCGTCGGAGCGCCACCGCGTGTGGCGAGCGCCCCCTCCGGGGGTGGGCGCCGGCCTCGGCCCAGGCGCGGGGGGCCGCGATCGAGACGCCCCCGACGCGCCGGGCGGCCCCGAAGTCCCCGGCTGCCTCTCCGCCTCGCACCCCGAAGAGCCGCCACCGCCCTGCACCGCCGTTTCTGGGCGACCCTGCCCGCGCGACTGCGGCTGCTGCGGACCGTCACCCTCCTGCTGACCGTCGCCCTCGCCCTGCTGCTCGGGCTGGCCGGACTCGCCGCCACCGGCACCTGGGACACGGTCGCGGGCCGCGACGCACCCCGCACCACCAGCGCCGCCGACCTGAACCTCGCCCTGAACGACATGGACGCGCAGGCCGCCAACCTCCTGCTGGCCGGCGGCGACGGGGGCAAGGGACGCCTGGCGACGCCGTACGAGAAGGCGGTCGGCTTCTACGGGGACGCGCGCCGCGCGATCGGCCACGACCTGCGCACCCTCGCCGTCGCCGCCCAGGGCGACGCCGCCGACGAGCACACCGTGGAGTCGCTCACCGACGACTTCGCCGAGTACCAGGAGCTGATCGGCCGCGCGCTGGAGAACGACGACCGCGCCGGCGGCAGACCGGCCGCCCTCGTCGACTACCGCGAGGCCACCGATCTCCTCCAGGCCCAGCTCCTGCCGAGCGCGAGGAAGCTGGTGGACTCCAACGACAGCGCCTTCGACCGGCAGTACGACCAGGCCCGTTCGGTCCTCTCGGCCCAGCTTGCCGCCGTCCTCGTGCTCGGCGCGCTGCTGCTCGCCGCCCTCGGCGTCCTCCAGTGGTACCTGGCCCGCCGCTTCCACCGGATCCTCAACCCCGGCGTGCTGGCCGCCACCGTCTGCGCGCTGCT is a window of Streptomyces sp. NBC_00271 DNA encoding:
- a CDS encoding sensor histidine kinase, translated to MPPRWLTGLRPRRVSSLRATFTLSFAAVAAAVTVLVGFLSYDAAARLVRVDQQTVFSGVVQDLRVQVRETALDPGDFSSSDPDHDGPLDDIIRPARTDVQVLGRGGVISDRGNPALPVTAADRRTAASATAGKWVEHGEVDVAGDRYRVATVALGGGRGAVQVAQQFSDTEDLLRELQQRTVLLVGAVVIASGLFGWWLARRITRRLVRLAGAAEDVARTGRLGIQVPVAGYDEVARLGRSFDRMLGRLAQSEEDQRRLVQDAGHELRTPLTSLRTNISMLRRIDELPPDAREELVADLAQESRELTDLVNELVALAAGRSDTEPVQRIDLADLAEDVAIASRRRTGRDILVRVGGDTTVDGRPTALQRAISNLVENAAKFDREGKAPIEIAVTGPVRPGVGVGGGLPGSVRIEVLDRGPGVVEGDLVRVFDRFYRATDARSLPGSGLGLSIVREVATGHGGAPFAFRREGGGAVIGFTVSADYPTEED
- a CDS encoding FMN reductase, which gives rise to MKLVVVSAGLSVPSSTRLLADRLAAATGRYTSVDVQVVELRDLAVEIAHNFTTGFPGRALSAALEAVTEADGLIVVTPVFSASYSGLFKSFFDVLDQDALTGKPVLIAATGGSARHSLVLEHALRPLFAYLRAVVVPTAVYAASEDWGAEGLAERIDRAAGELGRLMEGLGSGAGAETGAVRRADAADAAERADASMAVDTDTAAAIAPRALDGALASADRFTVIPFEQQLAALRP
- a CDS encoding LLM class flavin-dependent oxidoreductase, encoding MQFGIFSVGDVTADPTTGRTPTEAERIKAMVAIAQKAEEVGLDVFATGEHHNPPFVPSSPTTMLGYVAARTERLILSTSTTLITTNDPVKIAEDFAMLQHLADGRVDLMMGRGNTGPVYPWFGQDIRQGINLAVENYALLRRLWREDVVTWEGKFRTPLQSFTSTPRPLDGVPPFVWHGSIRSPEIAEQAAYYGDGFFHNNIFWPADHTQRMVELYRERYAHYGHGTPEQAIVGLGGQVFMRKNSQDAVREFRPYFDNAPVYGHGPSLEEFTDQTPLTVGSPQEVIEKTLAFREYAGDYQRQLFLVDHAGLPLKTVLEQLDLLGEEVVPVLREEFAKGRPADVPDAPTHQSLLKAQEVSVA
- a CDS encoding response regulator transcription factor: MPQNVLLAEDDRAIRHALERALTLEGYAVTAVADGVEALAQAHRTPPDVLVLDVMMPGIDGLQVCRVLRAEGDRTPILMLTALVETADRIAGLDAGADDYVVKPFDVEEVFARLRALLRRTLPVNGTPADVPASSPSVSASASKEAAGQISAAGLRMDIQARRAWRGQRELELTRTEFELLELLVRNAGIVLDHATIYDRIWGYDFGPGSKNLAVYVGYLRRKLDEPGAPALIHTVRGVGYVLRED
- a CDS encoding amino acid transporter; amino-acid sequence: MATTDHARTRGTTGTSRLRAWMLEGLSDMGKTPQGPHAPPEPVHQGQRWWRVMCLTGVDYFSTLGYQPGIAALAAGLLSPIATIVLVIVTLTGALPVYRRVAEESPRGEGSIAMLERLLSFWKGKLFVLTLLGFAATDFLITITLSAADASTHLVENPHLTSTLHDQQMLITLILVALLGAVFLKGFLEAIGVAVVLVGIYLALNVVVVVVGLWHVATAEHVITDWTSALTTQHGNVFAMVGVALLVFPKLALGLSGFETGVAVMPHVQGDATDTDAKPAGRIRDTKKLLTTAAVIMSVFLIFTSFITTLLIPEQEFKSGGQANGRALAYLAHEYLGGAFGTVYDVSTIAILWFAGASAMAGLLNLMPRYLPRYGMAPHWARAVRPMVIVFTLVAFLVTWIFNADVDAQGGAYATGVLVLISSAAIAVTIAARKAGQRNWTIAFAVISAVFLYTTVVNVIERPDGVKIGACFIAGIILVSLLSRLARAFELRVTSVSLDDMADRFVRDIASRRIRFIANEPDNRDKAEYREKIEQIRADNDLPAQEDFVFVEVTVLDPSEFEAGLTVRGEVLHGRYRVLTLESSSIPNALAALLLYVRDRTGCTPHIYFEWTEGDPFTNFLRFFLFGQGEVAPVTREVLREAEPDRSRRPRVHVG